Genomic window (Pseudostreptobacillus hongkongensis):
ATAGTAAAATTAGAGAAGTTCAAAATGAAATAATTATGGATGCTAAAAATAATGATAAACAAAAAATAAAAGAAAGAGTGGTTAGCTCATTAATTAATGACATAAAATTTTCTTACTTAGATAAATATGATCTATCAAAAGCTTTGGTAGTATTTTCAGATGAAATAGAGATACAAAATATAAACAGTGCAAAAAGTGTACTTTTAATTAATTTTGAATTGGAAACTATGTATTTTGATGTCATTTGGAATTATGTAGAAAATAAATGGAAGATAAAGAGTATAGACCCTCAATAATAAATAGAGAGGAGAAATAGATGTTAAATTTTATACTAATTTTGATAGTTTGTGCAATATTAGTAATAGCTGTTTCATTATTTTTTGGTTTTAATATGATAAACAAAAAATTTACAACTAAATATGGTGAATATAGTGATTTAGAATTAATGATAGTTAATTTAAAAAGAAAATTAGAGACAGAAAAAAAAGAAGTAGAGAGAGAAATAGAATCGTTTAGAAAAGAAGAAACTTTAAAGGTTAAAGAGGAAATTTTAAGTCAAAAAAAATCAGCCGATGAAGAAATTAAAATAATGAAAGCTGAAATTTTACTTAAGGAAGAAAGAATTTCTAAAAAAGAAGAAAATTTAGAATTAAGAACTAATAAATTAGAAGAGAAAGAATTAAAATTAGAAGAGAAAAAAGATAAAATAATAGAAATTGAAAATGAATTAAATGTTATGATTCAAAAAGAAAGTGAAGAATTACAAAGAATTTCATCACTTACTCAAGAAGAGGCTAGAGAAATAATATTAGTTAAACTTGAAGATGAGTTAGAACATGATAAAGCATTAATAATAAGAGATTATGAATATAATATTGAAAGAGAAAAAGAAAGATTAGCAAAAAGTGCAATTGCTCATGCAATTAATAAAGCTGCATCAGATTATGTTGCTGATGCGACTATATCTGTTGTTCAACTTCCAAGTGAAGAAATGAAGGGGAGAATAATAGGTAAAGAAGGAAGAAATATTAGAGCACTTGAAGCTGCAACAGGGGTTGATTTAATTATAGATGATACTCCAGAGGCAGTTGTATTATCTTCATTTGATGGAGTAAGACGTGAGGTTGCAAGACTTTCACTTGAAAAACTTATTCAAGATGGAAGAATACATCCAACAAAAATAGAAGAAATAGTTGAAAAATCACAAAGTGAAGTTGAAGAAGAAATGATAAAAGTTGCAGAAGAAGCAATTTTAGAAGTTGGAATACATGCTTTACCTAAAGAAGTATTAAAAACTTTAGGAAGATTAAAATTCAGAACTTCATTTGGTCAAAATATATTACAACATTCAATAGAAGTTGCTCATTTATGTGCAGCACTTGCAGCTGAACTTGGAGCAAATATTGATTATGCTAAAAGAGCTGGATTATTACATGATATAGGTAAAGCCTTCTCTCATGAACAAGAAGGATCACATGCTATAAATGGTGCAGAGTTCTTAAGAAGATATTCAAGAGAAAATGAAGTTGTATTAAATGCAGTTGAAGCTCATCATAATGAAGTAGAGCCTACTTCAATAGAAGCTATAATAGTTCAAGCAGCAGATGCCATAAGTGCAGCAAGACCAGGAGCTAGACGTGAAACATTAACAAATTATTTAAAACGTTTAGAACAATTAGAAGAAATTGCAAATTCTCATGAAGGAATAGAAAGTTCTTATGCAATACAAGCTGGAAGAGAATTAAGATTAATAGTTAAACCAGAAGAAATAAGCGATGACAAAGCTATAATACTTTCAAGAGAAGTTGCAAAAGAAATAGAAGAAAAAATGCAATATCCAGGTCAAATCAAAGTTACTGTAATTAGAGAAACTAGATCAACAGAATATGCTAAATAATTAAATTAGAATAAAAAGTAAATAGGAGCAGTCATATAAAGAATAGACTGCTTATATTTTTAGAATGGAGTATTTATGAAATTTCTCTTAGTTGGAGATATAGTAGGATATCAAGGAGAGGATACATTAAATAAGTATTTAGCCAAACATGGTGAAAAATATGATGTTATAGTAGTTAATGCTGAAAATATAGACAATGGTTTCGGTATTACATCACAAAAAGCAAATAATTTATTAAACAATGGTGTGGATGTAATAACTTTAGGTAACCATAGTTTTGATAAAAAAGATGTGTATGAATATCTTAATAAAACAAAAAGAGTTATAAGACCATATAATTTTTCAGATAAAGCACCAGGGAATGGTTATACTATAATTGAAAAGAAAAATAAAAAAATAGCTATTGTTAGTTTACAAGGTAAGGTATATATGAATACCTTACATTGTCCTTTTATAGCTATAGATAGTTTACTTGAAGATCTAAAAGAAAAGGTAGATATTATAGTTGTAGATTTCCATGCAGAAGTAACGTCAGAAAAAATAGCTATGGGTTGGAATGTGGCTGGTAAGGTATCTATAATTTATGGTACTCATACTCACGTTCAAACTGCTGATGAAAGCATATTGAATAATAAGACAGCATATATTACAGATGTAGGTATGACTGGAGGTCATGATGGAGTTATAGGAATGAATAAAAAAGAAGTGATACAAAAATTTAAAACAGGCTTACCGGTTAAATTTACTGTTTGTGAAACTAATAAAAAAATAAATGCAATTGAAGTTTTAGTAGATGATAAAACTAATTATGCAATTGATATTAAAAGAATTAACCTTAAATATGAGGAGATTTAAAATGAGAATAGCAATTGATGGTCCATCAGGTAGTGGTAAAAGTTCTGTTGCTAAAGAATTAGCAAGAAGACTTAACTTATCACATTTAGATACAGGAGCAATGTATAGATTATTAGGTTATAAGGTATATAAAGATAAATTAGAGCTTGATAATATAAAAGAGATATTAAAAAATTTAGATATTAAAATAGAAGGTGAACAGTTTTATCTAGATGGTGAAGATGTAAGCAATAAAATAAGAGAAAATGAGATTTCTAAATATGCTTCGAATGTTTCAACTATAAAAGAAGTAAGAGAATATATGGTTTATTTGCAAAGAAAAATATCTGAAGATAAAGATGTTATATTAGATGGACGTGATATAGGTACGGTTGTGTTTCCTAATGCAGAAATAAAAATATATTTGACTGCAAGTCCAGAAGTTCGTGCTAAAAGAAGATTTTTAGAAGACGGTACATTAGATTATGAAAAAATATTAGAGGATATTAAAAAACGTGATTTTAATGATCAAAATAGAAAACATTCCCCTTTAAAAAAAGCAGAAGATGCAATAGAAGTTGATACAGATAATATGAATTTTGAAGAAGTTATAAATAAAATTATGGAGATAGTGGCAGAATATGAGAGCAAGAGCTGTAATAAATCTAGATAATTTAATATATAATTTGGAAGTTATATCAGATAAGATTCCAAAAGAAAAGATAATGGCAGTAATTAAAGCAAATGCATATGGTCATGGTTATGAAGAAATATTTAAAGAGTGTTTTAAATTTGGTATTAGATTTTTTGGAGTTGCGACAATAGAAGAAGCACAGGTTATAAGAAAGATAAATAAAGAGGCAAAAATATTAATTCTTTCTGCAGTTGAACCTAATATGTATTATGAGCTTTCAAAAAATAATATAGATATAACAATAACTTCATTTGAAGAAATTGAATATATTATAAACAATAATATTGAAGGTAATTATCATATAGCATATGATACAGGAATGGGAAGATTAGGTTTTAATGAATTTGAAATAGAAGAGGTTATAAAAAAATTAAAACCAGTAGGTATTTTTTCTCATTTGACATCAGCAGATAATGATGAATATTATACAAGATATCAATATGAAAAATTTATTAACATTTCTAAAAAATATGATATAAAATACAAACATCTACTAAATAGTTTTGGTTCTGAAAAATATTATGATTTTTTTGAAAGTTTTGATCTATATAGATTAGGTATATTAATGTATGGTGGAGAACTAACTAATATATATAAGCCTGTCATGAGTTTTGAAGCAAGAATTAGCTATATTAAAACTCTAGTAGAAGATAGTTATATAGGATATTCTAATACATATAAAGCTAAAAAAGGTGATATAATAGCAACAGTTTCTGCTGGATATGCAGATGGTATTTTTAGAAGTTTATCTAATAAATCTAAGGTATATTTAAGAGGAAAATATTATAATATAATAGGAAATATTTGCATGGATCAATTTATGATACTTGCTGATAATGATGTGAAATTAGGAGATTTTGTTGAAATATTCGGAGAAAATATTAAAGTTGAAGAACAAGCAAATTTAGCAAATACTATAAGTTATGAATTACTTTGTGCAGTTTCTCCTAGAGTTAATAGAGTATATGTAAAGGAGGAGATTTAATGATTTTAGATTTACTTTTTATTGCAATAACAATATTGTTTGTATTTTTTGGTTTGAAAAAAGGATTTGTAAAAGAATCACTTAGTTTATTTAAATTATTATTAATAATATATTTAATTCCAAAAGTATTAAGTATAGAGCTTTCATTTTTAGAAATTAATATAGATAATAGTATAACTAAATATGCTATGTATATAATTACATTTATTATAGTTTATGTAGCTATTTCTATACTTTCTATGATACTTTCTAAGTTTATAGATTCAACCCCACTTACATTTTTTAATAAAATACTAGGTGGAGTATTTGGATTTGTTAAATCTAGCATAGTTATATTTATTATATTTATAGTATCACTTGTAATTTCAGATAGAAATCAAGATGTTAAAAATATTCTTGAAAATAGTATAGTAACAGAATATGTATCTATTTATTTAGAACCATATAATACGTTATTTCCTGATTTTATAAAAACTAAATTAGATAATTTTACTATATATAGTAAAGAAAAACAATTTAAAA
Coding sequences:
- the rny gene encoding ribonuclease Y; its protein translation is MLNFILILIVCAILVIAVSLFFGFNMINKKFTTKYGEYSDLELMIVNLKRKLETEKKEVEREIESFRKEETLKVKEEILSQKKSADEEIKIMKAEILLKEERISKKEENLELRTNKLEEKELKLEEKKDKIIEIENELNVMIQKESEELQRISSLTQEEAREIILVKLEDELEHDKALIIRDYEYNIEREKERLAKSAIAHAINKAASDYVADATISVVQLPSEEMKGRIIGKEGRNIRALEAATGVDLIIDDTPEAVVLSSFDGVRREVARLSLEKLIQDGRIHPTKIEEIVEKSQSEVEEEMIKVAEEAILEVGIHALPKEVLKTLGRLKFRTSFGQNILQHSIEVAHLCAALAAELGANIDYAKRAGLLHDIGKAFSHEQEGSHAINGAEFLRRYSRENEVVLNAVEAHHNEVEPTSIEAIIVQAADAISAARPGARRETLTNYLKRLEQLEEIANSHEGIESSYAIQAGRELRLIVKPEEISDDKAIILSREVAKEIEEKMQYPGQIKVTVIRETRSTEYAK
- a CDS encoding TIGR00282 family metallophosphoesterase, whose translation is MKFLLVGDIVGYQGEDTLNKYLAKHGEKYDVIVVNAENIDNGFGITSQKANNLLNNGVDVITLGNHSFDKKDVYEYLNKTKRVIRPYNFSDKAPGNGYTIIEKKNKKIAIVSLQGKVYMNTLHCPFIAIDSLLEDLKEKVDIIVVDFHAEVTSEKIAMGWNVAGKVSIIYGTHTHVQTADESILNNKTAYITDVGMTGGHDGVIGMNKKEVIQKFKTGLPVKFTVCETNKKINAIEVLVDDKTNYAIDIKRINLKYEEI
- the cmk gene encoding (d)CMP kinase, translated to MRIAIDGPSGSGKSSVAKELARRLNLSHLDTGAMYRLLGYKVYKDKLELDNIKEILKNLDIKIEGEQFYLDGEDVSNKIRENEISKYASNVSTIKEVREYMVYLQRKISEDKDVILDGRDIGTVVFPNAEIKIYLTASPEVRAKRRFLEDGTLDYEKILEDIKKRDFNDQNRKHSPLKKAEDAIEVDTDNMNFEEVINKIMEIVAEYESKSCNKSR
- the alr gene encoding alanine racemase encodes the protein MRARAVINLDNLIYNLEVISDKIPKEKIMAVIKANAYGHGYEEIFKECFKFGIRFFGVATIEEAQVIRKINKEAKILILSAVEPNMYYELSKNNIDITITSFEEIEYIINNNIEGNYHIAYDTGMGRLGFNEFEIEEVIKKLKPVGIFSHLTSADNDEYYTRYQYEKFINISKKYDIKYKHLLNSFGSEKYYDFFESFDLYRLGILMYGGELTNIYKPVMSFEARISYIKTLVEDSYIGYSNTYKAKKGDIIATVSAGYADGIFRSLSNKSKVYLRGKYYNIIGNICMDQFMILADNDVKLGDFVEIFGENIKVEEQANLANTISYELLCAVSPRVNRVYVKEEI
- a CDS encoding CvpA family protein, whose protein sequence is MILDLLFIAITILFVFFGLKKGFVKESLSLFKLLLIIYLIPKVLSIELSFLEINIDNSITKYAMYIITFIIVYVAISILSMILSKFIDSTPLTFFNKILGGVFGFVKSSIVIFIIFIVSLVISDRNQDVKNILENSIVTEYVSIYLEPYNTLFPDFIKTKLDNFTIYSKEKQFKNKLIKDIQKGISYD